A segment of the Anabrus simplex isolate iqAnaSimp1 chromosome 11, ASM4041472v1, whole genome shotgun sequence genome:
AGGAACAGACATGGACTCTCCACAACTTGCTGGttatgaaatgctatctgaagctgaagaaattgaagaaagtaaggaatgcaaggagatgggatctagacaagttgagaaaaaagagtgtgagggactgtttcaaggaacatgttgcacgaaaactaaatgaaaaggctgaaggaaacacaagagAAGAAGAatagacagtcgtgaagaatgagatctctagggctgctgaaaaaatgttagaaagaaaggaaagatcaactaagaaacaatggataactcaggagatactagagctgattgatgaacgacgaaagttcaagaatgcaaaaaatgatgatgatgatgattgttgtttaaaggggcctaacatctaggtcattggcccctgatggtatgaaatgagatgaaatgtaatgacaaattaaaagtccagaatcctccactgaccagaattcaaaccgtgaggacgaagaatgaatggatggatatgaatttaaaacaatcagtggatccgacccgcaatgcctcacattcacagaaactgacataaaacaatagtattactgatcaagggactgcttctatagtataacactgaatcgatgacgcttgtagtctaaaggagtccaaaatccaagtcaccggtCTCTCATAaaagtacttatcgctaggaaagtagaaccatggtattcgtcatgttgcggtactaatcaaaagtagagtagacttgcggtattccacacattatggtattactcacaggtaatgaaattcgcacatgtaatacacacctatggtgtttcgcacattgcggcgccatttacaggcaatgcaaaactatggtgttcatcacatacatgtactaaccacagggactcgcactatcccgtggtgttccacatatagtgggtactaatcataggcaagccagaaccatggtgtcgctcacccatggtgtcgttcctaaagtggtactaatcacaggtactgtaaaagctggcaacgcactctgttgctactaatcacaaacctatttggtacctaacatagtggtactacgcgcaactaaaagcgacccatggtgttccccgcgtggtggtactaatcacaagtaatttcatagTTCTAAGACAATTATCCCTTGGTAAttatctcttacgacaggcaggggataccgggggggggggggttgtattcttcgtctgcgtccctcacccacaaggggttgtgtgtttggtccgcgagaggtattttatttccctcaaatctgccggcaagccagttaggaccccgctatccaccacctggaacgcgccacgtgagagtatcacctctccccctgctatgccaacgtagtaggttcatgggaatgcaaaaaaatgaagaaggcagaaaggaatacaggcgattaaagaatcaagtggatagaaagtgcaggacagctgaggaagaatggctgaaggagaagtgcaaggatgttgaagaatgtatggtcctaggaacagtggtagatgctgcatacaggaaaatcaaggaaacctttggagaaaggaaaagtaggtgcaTGAATATAAGAGCttggatggaaagccacttctagggaaagaaaacaaggtagaaagatggcaggaacatattcaacagttgtatcaaggtaaagacgtagatgttatggttctgaaacaagaagaggctgttgatgctgatgaaatgggagaaccaTTTTTgatgtcagaatttgacagagctttgagagacctaaatacaaacaaggcacctggaattgatgacatttcctccgAATTGCTGACTGCTTTTGGAGAAACCAGTGTagctatttagtgtgtaagatgtatgaaacagtaaagtgccattcgattttaggcagaatgttgttacacctattcccaagaatgccggtgctgacaggtgtgaaaactaccgcaccattagtttagtatctcatgtccgcaaaatgttaaaatgtattatttacagaagaatggaaagacaagatgaaactgagttgggagaagatcaatttggtttcagaagaaatgtaggaacacgtgaagctgtcctgactttacatctgatcctagaggatcgaattaagaaggacaagcccacatacatggcgttcatagatgatgaaaaggcatttgataatgttgattggaccaagctatttgagattctgaaggtgatcggaatcaggtaccgagaacgaagaattatctacaatctgtataaaaatcagtctgcagtgctaggaatcgagggctttgaaaaagaagcagcaatccagaaaggagtgaggcaaggcagcagttttccccctccttttcaatgtttacttagaacaggcagtaaaggaaatcaaagactaatttggaaaggaaatcacaatccaaggagaggaaatcaaaaccttgagatttgccaatgatattgttattttatttgagactgcagaagatctgctgaatagtatggacgaaatcttgggtaaggagtacacgatgaaaataaataagtccaaaacaaaagtaaaggagtgcagtcgaatgaaggcaggtgatgcgggaaatattagattaggaaataaagtcttaaaggaagtagatggatattgttacttgagtagtaaaataactaatgacggcagaagttgtttttttttttttttttgctaggggctttacgtcgcaccgacacagataggtcttatggcgacgatgggataggaaagccctaggagttggaaggaagcggccgtggccttaattaaggcacagcctcagcatttgcctggtgtgaaaatgggaaaccacggaaaaccattttcagggctgccgatagtgggattcgaacctactatctcccggatgcaagctcacagccgcgcgcctctacacgcacggccaactcgcccagtgatggcagaagtaaggaggacataaaatgcagactggcacaatcaaggaagagctttcttaaggaaagaaatttgctcatttcaaacattgatataggaattagaaagatgtttctgaagactttcatctggagtgcaACATTGTATGAAAGTAATaaccagttcagaaagaaagagaatagaagcttttgaaatgtagtgttacaaaagaatgctgaaggcgagatggatagattgaatcatgaatgaagaggtacTTAATCAAATTGGTGAaacgagatcgatttggctgaatttgactagaagaagagacagaatgataggacacatcttaagacaccctggacttgttcagttggtttttgaatgaagtgtaggcggtaggaataggaggggtagaccaaggtacgaatatgacgagcagatcagagcagatgtaggatgcaatagttatgtagaaatgaacaggttaccacaggatagggtgacatggagggctgcatcaaaccagtgtatggactgatgactcaaacaacaacatggttcataTCTGTCCTtggtacagtaaaacctgcctgtctcacatggaaacagaaagaaacttTGTTCTACAatgaaaaaaatatgtaaatttccttcATAACATGTGTTTTCCAAATGGATCTATGATAGCCGAGATAGCATTCGGCCAGAAAATCTCCGTCTCTGTTCTCGATGCTGTAATATGGATCGCAGAAGCAGTGAAATGAGTGTCACCAAATACGGTGTTTTCACAAAGTCAAGTTTGTCTCACACCGTGATGAAGGAATTATTATGAACGAAAATACTGATGTTCTACAACAAACTCTTGATCAGTGTACTTATGGTAATGTCAATGCAGAAGATTATGAGGCCACAGATCTAGAAGCTGAAACAGATGTAGCTTTACACAACATTGAAGAATTCATCACCTATCACCTCCAAAACaaaaaccacgaacctgctacactggtgtagcagggggagaggtgatactcccacgtggcgcgtcccaggtggcggataggggagtcctaaccagcttgctggcggacttgagggaaataaaacacctttcgcggaccaaacacacgccccctttgggtgggggaggTAGATGAAGAattcacctacggtatcccctgcctgtcgtaagaggcaactaaaaggggcgaccaagggatgatccaattagaaccatgaaactacttgtaattagtaccatcatgcagggaacacaatgggttgcatttacttgctcgtagtaccactatgttaggtacgcaataggtttgcgattagtagcgacagtgtgtgaatcaggaggtgggtcctacagtacctgtgatacatacccctatatgagcgacacagtgagattagcgacaccatggttctgccttacctatgctcagttcctacaggatagtacgagtccctgcggtgggtccacttatgtgaagaacgccataggtttgctttgcctgcaaatagtgccgcaatgtgcgaaacactataggtctgtgttatatgtgcggattacactacctgtgaatagtatcataatgtgtggaataccgcgagtctccgctacttttgattagtaccgcaacattacacatagcatggttctactttcctagcgataaataccattatgagaggctgatgacctggaatttggacccgtttcgactataagcataatcgattcagcatcgtgctatagaagcagtcccttggtcagtaatactattattatgtgccagcttctgtgcatgtgaggcactgtgggacagatccactgatcattttaatttcatatccgttcatccattcattcttcgtcctcatgctttgaatactggtcagtggaggattttggacttttaagttgtcatttcatttcatctcattttgtaccattatggcctgatgaccttgatgttaggcccctttaaacaacaaacatcatcatcaccaaaacCAAAACCCATAGtaaaacagccccgaagggccatgacctaccaagtgactgcggctcaacccaaaggcctgcagattatgaggtgtcatgtggtcagcacgacaaatcctcttggccattgttcttggcttcctagactggggccaccatctcactatcagatagctcctcaactgtaatcacgtaggctgagtggacctcaaaccggccctcagatccaagtaaaaatacctgacctggccaggaattgaacctggggcctctgggtaagaggcaagcatgctatccTAAAACCACGGGGCCAGCTTACCCATCGCTTCCAATGAAAGAAAACAGAAATTGATGGCGTTGATGATGAGAACAATTacgatgaagaagatggtttatgtaatGTCAAGCCCTATCAGATGTAAAGGACATTCAGTCTGTTTTGCTAGTGAAAAATTATGcaaaattgtttgacattaattgCCATGCCCACATTTTTTAATATTGCAAACTGTGCTACCGGGGATAGTTTTGTCCAGCGTACAATTCTAGCTTATAgaaagaagtaaatgacagtactgaCAGTACAGGAAGATTAAAACATCTAAATTCATTTATAGCAGACTTGGTACTAAAACAATACTCGTTATCAATTATCAGACATTACCTGTATTCTATGACATGACTGTGAAAATGCTTAAAATTTCAATCAAGTAAAGAGCAGGATATCCAACAGATAACCACACCAGGTATAACCTGCTTGCTAGAAAGAGAGCAATAAAATATAGCAAAAATATAATATTCATCGTCATAAATATTGTTCTTTGTGAACTGATTAGGAGGTCGATTGGTTATATTCCCTGATAGGGGCAGCTATCTGTCAGATATTCTCTCTAAgtcatatttttgtcatatttcACAGAATTTTACATTATCAGTTTGTGAGTTTCTGAGGTAAACTTTCATATAGGCCCTATTGCTACTGTAACAGGAAGGTGGTGTCTTTCTGTGGAAGGAATATTTCTCAGCTTTAGTTTATTTTTAGCAGGTAGCAGTGAAAGAATGGACAATGGAGGCTTATTGGAAATTCCTAATGAGCTCAACCTTGACAGTGAAAGACAGTATTTTCAGTAACGCAGCTTGGCTTGGGCCATCTTAATCTCACAGTTATATAAATGGTGACATTgccaggattttttttttctccCCCTAGAAAAGCAAGGACAACTGAACTAAACTCCCTTCTACCCTTCAACTGCCCTTGGTTTGAGATTGCAACCTTCAGGGTGATTTCAACATGCCTTCAGGGAAGTGTTCAGAGAGTGCAAAACTGAGGCAATTCATTCAAGAATTTTGGCAGCAGATTTTTAGTAGTGATGAAGTTATTTTATACCTAAATAAACCTCTGTGAAGTTAAGGTATTAGCTCAAAAGCATTTTAATGTGCAATAACACTGTGATACCAGTGAGCATcgaaggtgttcaacaagattttTTTGCTGCGGAGAACAGATGGTGTGCTTTTTTAGGGAGCTTCTTCAAATACAGTTTCGTCAGATAATACTCAAGGATTCTGTAAAGATCATTGCATGATAATGGTTACTAActtccaatattcctattaaaaaaaaaaagtaaatagagCTAGCTACAGATCTTTCTTAAGAAAGTACATCAATCAGCCAATTCCTAATCCTAATGAATCAACATTTGCAAAAAATTAACTCATGTACAATATCCTTTTGCTATGAAGATGTGTTAAAGATGAGATCTACATTTCTCAACAATAAGATACATGTTTCAATGAATGAAACAACCAATGTAGATCGGACTTATGTAGCTAATGTTATTATTGGTGTAATAAAAGAGTACCAGTCTTGTGAAGCGTTTCTTCTAACACATAAATTTCTGGAGAAAGCAAATCATTCTGCCATTGCAGTGCTCTTTGATGATGCTATGAAGCTACACTGACCATATGGTGTAATGAGGAAAACAATTCAACTGCTTGTAACCAGCCACTCCGTACATGACCAAGGTAGAGAAAAGATTACTTTGCCCCAAAATGGTCCAAGTTATGTGCCTCATGCATGGTTTGCATATAGTGGTGAAAGAGGTTCAAAACAACTACCCCAATGTAAACAGGCAAATTTCTAACTGGCAGAAAATGTTCCTGAAAGCTCCACTTCCAAGTTAGAAGGTGAAACAGCACCTGCTCTACCTCTTCTTCCTCAACCTAACTTGACTTGCTGGGGGATATAGTCCGATGCTACTCAGTATGATTGTAATAATTCCTCTGAGAAGGTAATTCAAAGGTTTGGTCCTTCTGATTCATCATGTATTAAAATTGTGCAATATTTGATTTCTTCTAAGAGACTGGTCAGAAACTTGACATAAGTAACATCAAATTTTGGCAGAATATCAACATCAATTACTTGTCTTGAAACTGCAGGGATTTCACAATGTGATGCAATGGAAACTGGAAAACAAACCGAGGATGATCTACAGCGAGCAGAAGGTGAATTGACTGATACAATTTGTTCAAATTTGGAAAGGGCACTGTTGTCCAATGTAGGTTATTGTAAGCTTTGCAAGATTAGTGATATTCTTTGTGGACACTAAGCAAAATTTGAGGATTCCAAACCAGAATTTCCTGTGGATGAAATAGTATTATTCAAATGTGCTCCCATAACATCATGCGATGTCACATGGAGTTCCTCCAGGAACAAAATGATCCTGTCTGTCAACCAAAGAGTCTTCCAGTTTGCCAACTTGTAGGTACagacattttattatcattttttaaaataatttactgaTTAGAGACTAGCCAAGTACTTTTTTCActaattgttttcttttttctttcttttttttttctttcacttttcagGGTACATTTCTAGCTGAAGGCGAAGTAGAACAAAGAACTTCCTGATAAATGACAGAAATAATAAACCAGTAATGAATTAATTACTGCAAAATCAAATTTTTATACATAAATTAATTCATCTGTAAGGTCATGTTTGAATGCTgcttaggtcatatttgcttgaatattttgattatttttagaTCATTAAAATCTGCTTCCATACATTAATATTAATCACAAATTCACATCTTGAATGAGTtataacattgaaaataaaatataccgtACTGAATTATTTTTTGTTCAATTAAGCAAATATGGAAGCGAGTCAAATTTATTAGttcatattaaaaaaatacaaaacacATGCAAGTAAGAACGGTAGATTCTTACCCCCTTATCTTCCATATTTCTTTTGGAATATCACAAATCTTGTTGCCTCCTAAATACAAGTACTTGAGAGCGGCTAGTTCTAATATCTGTCGAGGGAAAAAAGTGAGACTATTGCCGCTGAGATTCAATTCCTTTAGAGTTTTTAAAGAAGAAAATGATTTCGGAAAAGATTCATTTTCCAATACGTTATTTTTTGCAACAAGGGCTGTTAAGGGGCATTGTGCAAGTGCTTCAGGCAAATGAGTTAAGCCATTTGAACTTATATCCAGAACTTTTAAGTTGCTAAATATGTTTATATTCAACGGCAACATTTCTAGTTGGTTGTTATGCAATAACAAAGTCTCTGTGTCCCTCGAAGTATGTTTTTCATTGATAACTATGTGATCAAAATTCTTACTTAAAGTATTTGTATCCAACATTAAATAGGAAAAATCTAAAGTTTTCTCCGATGATTGGTTGTCACTGTCACTGCTCTCCGATGTATAAATTTCCATTTCTATTGCCGTTATGTATGAGAAGTCACTTCCAAGGAAAACTACtgaactacactgcactatactacAACAGCCTGGGCGATAACATTTTATAACACGCACTGTCAGTGAGAACGTTGAAATGGATATGTTTATCGTAACTTTGTTATGATAAAGAAAAAAGCAAGAACTGAACAATTTACAGCTGGGGAGACCTTGTACAGTGTTTATCGTACATATTTTAGCGTATCATGCATGTTACGAAATTATTGGCTGTGATGGACTAGCAGGGGAAAACAGCATCTACTGAGGGAAGGGGaagtgatttttcttttttttcttaatctCTTCAGCCGCCCTTTTGCCCTGATGACATGCAACATTTCCCACGCTGCAACGCTTTGACTAGATTACTCTCCCTGTTGGATGACATTGAAAGGAAAGTCACCGAGACCCCGAGATAGAATAGAACGAGAGATCAGGAGACAGGAATACATGAATGATTGCAAATTtgcgttggtttttttttttaacatatgacGTAAACCCTTCTTCAGTGTAGCCAATAAATGCAAAAAGTAACTGTGGTGACGTAATAGAAATGATACGTCCTAATACACGACAAAATTTACTTTGGTActgtaatattgttattatttaatggtTTCTATATCTCTAGTTACAATTTTTCGTTATTTAGAGTTCATCTTAAGCTGTATTTATTTGTAAGGCAGTTATATTGTAAATCTAACTTTCTGAACATTCATGCTGCAGTAGATGATGACGTTACATCGAGACACCCAATCGATATTACAGGGAAGTGGTGGGGAAGTCGGTTGTCGGACTTGTCGGTTCCGGATTGCGGTATTGAAGGCGCAGTCAGTCACATTCTCTTTGGTCAGTCATGAGTCATGATTCTTTAAAACTGTGTTAGAAATATACGTTAGTTGTTAAACATTCTAATAAATGTTGTGTATGGAAACACAAGATGGGTGACTCTTTAGAAGGAGGGGGTGATAGTGCCCCTGTGTCGGAAAATGTAGCCGTTGTAGATTATTCGTTTTTTCTGTCGTATTTAAAGAAAACTGTCACAATACTATTGCCTGAATATGACGAAGGTGTATGCCCTGCTCTTAATTTGGCATTAAATGATAAAAATAATCAAGATTGCATACAGAAGTTCATCAGTGATCCTCAAGTATCCTGTCTCGTTATTCAACGGTGTTCTGCTAAAGGTAAGTGGATTCACCTGTTATGACTCATCCCGAACCCGTTACGTTACAATTAACCTAAGTTGTATTTTCAATCTCGCATATCTCATGTATAGTTCTTCGGAAAATTTGTTTCTGTTGAAAATTGAATACCTAATTCGAATGTTGTAATTTCAGATGAAGATGGAGACCAGTCGGGCGAAGGTGAAGATGAGAAGGATACCATCACATATTACATCTCAAACGAAGTACATTTTACTAATCCCAAGATGATGAGGTACGTTGAAGTAATTAACCTCTTTGTTTTATGTATCCTATTGTGGTCAAGCTGTGAAGACTATGCAACCTCCATCAAAGTAATCTGTAGGCCTAGTTAACCTAAGAATCATTCCTTCTTTGTGTTTCCTGATTACACCTTTCTCCTTTTTACAAAACCCTAGGGTCTTAATTTATCTTCACCCATGTCTCTGGGTACTTCTTGTATCATTAAGGGCTCCCAACCATGCAGTTTTTACCATTAAGAGCAACCATGCAGTTTTCACCAGTTAGCCTTCAATTTTCCCTTAGTTTCTTGCTGCACAAGTTCGACAGGATATTTTTTTTGGCAAAACTATAGTAAAGGGGCCTCAAACCGCGAGTTTGACAGTCGTACTAGTAGCGCTGGGAGGGAGCAGCGAGAAGGAaagacaatgctgccaactgttgttTGGGGAC
Coding sequences within it:
- the LOC136883465 gene encoding leucine-rich repeat-containing protein 58 isoform X2, producing MEIYTSESSDSDNQSSEKTLDFSYLMLDTNTLSKNFDHIVINEKHTSRDTETLLLHNNQLEMLPLNINIFSNLKVLDISSNGLTHLPEALAQCPLTALVAKNNVLENESFPKSFSSLKTLKELNLSGNSLTFFPRQILELAALKYLYLGGNKICDIPKEIWKIRGLQILYMGGNRLMEVPTSLGQLTNLHALVLSDNMLESLPAAIANLRNLKSLLLHKNRLRTLPPEIVGLKCLAELSLRDNPLVVQFVSTMQLNPSSLLEHAGRVIKLHNIPYCPEDLPLNLVEYLDSAHHCVNPKCQGHTDTDSSYGDDRKGKG